Proteins encoded within one genomic window of Gloeobacter kilaueensis JS1:
- a CDS encoding general stress protein: MEQQSYGSAQWTPEIFQRGIVAGLFEDRQQAEQAVVDLDANGFNLDNLGIAVADRQQQRDLINATGTQSVEEVAQGGTGLLGTLVNLVRPREPLSGNDLVAVLIGMGLTEEEARHFEQGVERGAILVTVQARGLRTSEAISILRRHGADLALPGPDGQLPLDPGNPADDTGLDLAGG; the protein is encoded by the coding sequence ATGGAGCAGCAGTCCTACGGAAGTGCGCAGTGGACGCCGGAGATTTTCCAGCGGGGAATCGTCGCCGGATTGTTCGAGGACCGCCAGCAGGCCGAGCAGGCGGTGGTCGATCTCGATGCGAACGGCTTCAATCTCGACAATCTGGGGATCGCCGTCGCTGACCGACAGCAGCAGCGCGACTTGATCAACGCTACCGGCACCCAGAGCGTCGAGGAGGTAGCCCAGGGCGGCACAGGGCTGCTCGGCACGCTCGTCAACCTTGTCCGGCCCCGCGAACCGCTCAGCGGAAACGACCTGGTGGCGGTGCTCATCGGCATGGGCCTGACAGAAGAAGAAGCGAGACACTTTGAGCAGGGCGTCGAGCGCGGAGCGATCCTGGTCACGGTTCAGGCGCGGGGGCTGCGCACCAGCGAAGCCATCTCAATTCTGCGCAGGCACGGCGCGGATCTGGCTCTGCCGGGACCGGACGGGCAACTGCCGCTCGATCCGGGCAATCCCGCCGACGATACGGGCCTGGACCTGGCTGGGGGCTAA
- a CDS encoding phage integrase: MDDLIRAANGRLKAARAGVTIEQRGNRLSLRATLPAPPGEPVDYRQRRIPLGILASLDGCRHAERLANELAGQLATGRFDWTLWRPEEPPEAAPTVADWLERFRRDYFERRGTEPKVLSTWESEYSRPLRRAGSLDVPLTAAWVRAAILSIPAQEKTRQRAATCLGALSKFAGLQLPFDTADLRGTYTGLKAAPRNLPTDEVIEQVRLTVPDNGWRWVYGMLAAFGLRPHEVFRMVSVESMADGGAILQLSEDTKTGARYCWALHPRWVDKWGLLEAKRPDLDLSKPNENLGHQVSQAFVRYRLPFPAYNLRHAWCVRALTYNLDTGLAAQMAGHSLAVHQRQYWRWIRADHHRRAYEQLMLRPNRP, translated from the coding sequence ATGGATGACCTCATCAGGGCGGCTAACGGACGCCTGAAAGCGGCAAGGGCGGGCGTCACGATCGAGCAGCGCGGCAACCGGCTATCTTTGCGGGCCACGCTGCCAGCGCCGCCGGGTGAGCCAGTGGACTACAGGCAGCGCCGCATACCGTTAGGCATCCTGGCAAGCCTCGACGGCTGCCGTCACGCTGAGCGACTGGCGAATGAATTGGCGGGCCAATTGGCGACAGGCCGCTTCGACTGGACGCTGTGGCGGCCTGAAGAACCGCCAGAGGCCGCCCCAACCGTGGCCGACTGGCTTGAGCGATTCCGGCGCGACTATTTCGAGCGTCGGGGCACAGAGCCAAAAGTGTTGAGCACATGGGAAAGCGAGTACTCGCGGCCCCTCCGTCGGGCGGGCAGCCTTGATGTGCCTCTCACCGCTGCCTGGGTGCGAGCGGCGATCCTCTCCATTCCCGCGCAGGAAAAGACGAGGCAGCGCGCCGCAACTTGCCTGGGCGCGCTCAGCAAGTTTGCTGGACTGCAGTTGCCCTTTGATACCGCCGATCTTCGTGGAACCTACACCGGCCTGAAGGCCGCGCCGCGCAACTTGCCTACCGATGAAGTGATCGAGCAGGTACGCCTCACTGTGCCGGACAACGGTTGGAGGTGGGTCTATGGAATGCTCGCCGCCTTTGGGCTGCGGCCCCACGAGGTCTTTCGGATGGTGTCGGTGGAGTCGATGGCGGACGGCGGGGCAATCCTCCAGCTCAGCGAAGATACGAAGACCGGCGCGCGCTACTGCTGGGCGCTGCATCCTCGCTGGGTAGATAAGTGGGGGCTTCTCGAAGCTAAGAGGCCGGATCTAGATCTGAGCAAGCCAAACGAGAACCTCGGCCATCAGGTGAGCCAGGCATTCGTGCGCTACCGACTGCCCTTCCCTGCCTACAATCTCCGGCACGCCTGGTGCGTTCGGGCACTCACCTACAACCTCGACACGGGGCTGGCCGCTCAGATGGCCGGGCACAGCCTTGCGGTCCACCAGCGGCAATATTGGCGGTGGATCCGGGCAGATCACCACCGCCGGGCCTACGAGCAACTGATGCTCCGGCCCAACCGACCCTGA
- a CDS encoding MarR family transcriptional regulator, with amino-acid sequence MNDRTFATMRAVAQAIRANPGNPGFEDLGRRNSKVPRRVLAALKLCQDKPQTALTLALELGVSEDYARAILRALREAGLVDTADAPPDLRGKIGRPPKASAQPE; translated from the coding sequence ATGAACGATCGCACTTTTGCGACGATGAGGGCCGTGGCGCAAGCCATCCGCGCCAACCCCGGCAATCCGGGCTTTGAGGATCTGGGCAGGCGTAACAGCAAAGTGCCTAGGCGGGTTCTGGCGGCCCTCAAGCTCTGCCAAGATAAACCGCAAACCGCCCTCACCCTGGCTTTGGAGTTGGGGGTGAGCGAAGATTATGCCCGCGCCATTCTCCGGGCACTTCGAGAAGCCGGGCTGGTTGATACCGCCGACGCGCCGCCGGATCTGCGAGGCAAGATCGGCAGACCACCAAAAGCAAGCGCACAGCCCGAGTAG
- a CDS encoding helix-turn-helix domain-containing protein, whose protein sequence is MLRLLVTWITSKLMMSEIEHPVNNLPDQPHAVSPSSAESGKILIQRVKALMRAAKHTVAHVARETGIKRPTLTNYLSGKFPFPFDALIAIASLYKTTAAELIKGLDVKNLTAWDDSGATNLDQEDVFSDEEGESAPYKARSVRNRVEQIDRIDGIDRDLTQRYFDICKATYQLPVEARPARVDITSMKSSVKETLIVYFSGAEPRVLSAAEHETPEN, encoded by the coding sequence ATGTTACGCTTACTGGTAACTTGGATAACCAGCAAGCTCATGATGTCAGAAATCGAACATCCTGTCAATAATCTGCCTGATCAGCCCCATGCTGTTTCGCCGTCCTCGGCGGAGTCAGGCAAAATATTGATTCAGAGAGTAAAGGCATTAATGCGCGCTGCTAAGCACACTGTTGCTCATGTAGCAAGAGAAACAGGCATTAAGCGCCCAACTCTGACGAATTACTTGTCAGGCAAATTCCCGTTTCCATTTGATGCTCTTATAGCTATCGCCAGTCTTTATAAAACGACCGCAGCGGAGCTGATCAAAGGTCTGGATGTCAAAAATCTAACAGCCTGGGATGATTCTGGTGCCACCAACCTTGACCAGGAAGACGTTTTTTCGGATGAAGAAGGTGAATCGGCACCATACAAAGCACGGAGCGTTCGCAATCGCGTAGAACAAATTGACAGAATCGACGGAATCGACAGAGATCTTACCCAAAGATATTTTGATATATGTAAGGCGACTTATCAATTGCCTGTAGAAGCGAGACCAGCTAGGGTGGACATTACATCCATGAAATCGTCTGTAAAGGAGACGCTTATTGTGTACTTTTCTGGCGCGGAACCTAGGGTGCTGAGTGCGGCTGAGCATGAAACACCTGAAAACTGA
- a CDS encoding pentapeptide repeat-containing protein, whose product MTPEALQKILADHLEWIGSLGERGTRANLYGANLTRANLYGANLTRANLEGANLYGAKLTRANLYGANLEGANLTRANLYGANLTRASLEGANLEGAKLGKETKISPETRLPTGELWSEYLAEVVPALCTAGGRKLEEVAGHWDCHTWENCPMAAAFGVQGIEEIPLLFRPRAQQFVPLFDAGLIPCPVARSEAAEVQP is encoded by the coding sequence GTGACACCAGAAGCACTGCAAAAAATCCTCGCGGATCACCTCGAATGGATCGGGTCGCTCGGCGAGCGCGGCACCAGGGCCAACCTGTACGGGGCCAACCTGACGAGGGCCAACCTGTACGGGGCCAACCTGACGAGGGCCAACCTGGAGGGGGCCAACCTGTACGGGGCCAAGCTGACGAGGGCCAACCTGTACGGGGCCAACCTGGAGGGGGCCAACCTGACGAGGGCCAACCTGTACGGGGCCAACCTGACGAGGGCCAGCCTGGAGGGGGCCAACCTGGAGGGGGCCAAGCTGGGCAAGGAAACGAAAATCTCACCCGAGACACGTCTGCCCACCGGCGAACTCTGGAGCGAGTACCTGGCCGAAGTTGTGCCCGCGCTTTGCACCGCCGGGGGCCGGAAACTTGAGGAAGTGGCGGGCCATTGGGACTGCCACACCTGGGAGAACTGCCCGATGGCTGCCGCGTTCGGCGTGCAAGGAATTGAAGAAATTCCGCTTCTGTTTCGCCCGCGCGCTCAGCAGTTCGTGCCACTGTTCGACGCCGGGCTAATTCCGTGCCCAGTTGCCAGGTCCGAGGCGGCGGAGGTGCAGCCGTGA